From a single Rosa rugosa chromosome 7, drRosRugo1.1, whole genome shotgun sequence genomic region:
- the LOC133721660 gene encoding uncharacterized protein LOC133721660 isoform X2, with the protein MENSIGVGFMAVFAVSGSVVLLAHQVNKRLLSHFMKDIEFELGGLLYNHHHDHHKKLGGSEKTQQCKKMVRFADDVAEPSSNNKEYRKRRMTKQTNDGHGYKIESNMPLNR; encoded by the exons atggagaacTCCATTGGTGTCGGATTCATGGCGGTTTTCGCTGTTTCTGGAAGCGTTGTTCTTCTTGCCCATCAAGTAAACAAGCGTCTTCTCTCTCATTTCATGAAGGATATTGAGTTTGAATTGGGTGGTTTGCTGTATAATCATCACCATGATCACCACAAGAAATTGGGTG GGTCTGAGAAAACCCAACAATGCAAGAAGATGGTTCGATTTGCAGATGATGTGGCGGAACCATCATCAAACAACAAAGAGTATCGCAAGAGGCGGATGACGAAGCAGACTAATGATGGTCATGGTTACAAAATTGAGAGCAACATGCCACTCAACAG GTGA
- the LOC133721660 gene encoding uncharacterized protein LOC133721660 isoform X1, with the protein MENSIGVGFMAVFAVSGSVVLLAHQVNKRLLSHFMKDIEFELGGLLYNHHHDHHKKLGGSEKTQQCKKMVRFADDVAEPSSNNKEYRKRRMTKQTNDGHGYKIESNMPLNRQALYKGIIEFKTLKGQHVY; encoded by the exons atggagaacTCCATTGGTGTCGGATTCATGGCGGTTTTCGCTGTTTCTGGAAGCGTTGTTCTTCTTGCCCATCAAGTAAACAAGCGTCTTCTCTCTCATTTCATGAAGGATATTGAGTTTGAATTGGGTGGTTTGCTGTATAATCATCACCATGATCACCACAAGAAATTGGGTG GGTCTGAGAAAACCCAACAATGCAAGAAGATGGTTCGATTTGCAGATGATGTGGCGGAACCATCATCAAACAACAAAGAGTATCGCAAGAGGCGGATGACGAAGCAGACTAATGATGGTCATGGTTACAAAATTGAGAGCAACATGCCACTCAACAGGCAAGCTCTTTACAAAGGGATCATTGAGTTCAAGACCCTCAAGGGTCAGCATGTATATTAA